ctcaaatatatacatatatatatatattcatatacgTACTCGTACGTATACACagaatgtgaaaaaataaaatatatgtatatatatatatacttgtggCAGGATCATAGGTTCAAAATAAAACACGTAACAACAAATATAGAAGAAAGTTTCGGCAGGAAAGGTTTAGATAACAtggtaaatacaataaaaaggtGCTACAGCAGAATAACTAGTACAACAAGTAAAAATACCACAGCAGGACAACTGATGCGACAGACATGATAAAAAAACGTGCTACAGCAGGATAACTAAATATAGCAGATATAAGTTTTAATGagtaaaatcaaatatatttgcgctcaaaatcaaatattgagtcttcccatagaataagtaaaccaagaaggaacccaaaccccaaattgAACAACCTTGTCATAGGCTCCTGCAATAAGCTTTtgccatcaaagttgtgcattttggagaataggccTAAATGGTTACTAGCTATCATTTTTTGGATACTTTAAAGAGtgggtttgctaagagggagagaaaagatggtctattgatgcatgcccctaTTACTGCCGcggtttctctcttctttttaccactttctttctttctctccgttCTTCTTTTACTCTCAGTTTTCTTACTACTCTCTTGTCGTAAGTTGTTTTTCTCACTTGGGTCTTTTCCCTTAGGTGCTTCCTCTCTTGGGTTCCCTTCCTATTGGGTCTCTAGTCCCTTTCACCTCTGGGTTCCTCCCATTCCCTCATCCATGGCtacctccttttatagtgaTCAAATTCAATGAGATTTTTCCCTTTTATCCATAGGGCTTCACCAATTGTTTTTGGTTCGTTGGGGGCATCCATTCAAGACTACCCACTGACCCATTGGTTGCCCAGACCACTGCCATTGCTCAGTTTGTTTGTCGCACCATTACTCATTTCACAACAAAActcctttttatttgttcttactGTATACCTCTACCTCTTGGGCTATCTCACTACTtagctctatggcatgcatcagatggtcccaaccatttattatttcttttgtgtAAGATACCATCCCAGCAAGGTATACTCCCAAAAGAAGTTATGgcaggaaaccaaatatagaccccattttccccccaccaccaaaccacaccctctgaatTTCCTTGACCATGGGCCCACCtctcttgtattggctgggaACAGGTTAGTGGTGTCCCGGCCCTTCTGTGCTGGCTCtgttgttttctgtttttgtctCCCACGCTGTTTCTGCCATAGCAAATTTGTTCTCTTTTTGCCTGCTGCGTGTTCTTTGTCTTATTTCATCATGTGTTTCTTGTTGTGTTTGTCATTTTCCTttggtttgacttttctttccttcacgtgATTCTTGCTGCTAACACTTCCTGCCGTTCTTTATCGTGCTTCTTCATATTAGCTTTCATGCCTATCTTCTTTATCCAAAAGGATTTGGGCATTTGTGGGCCAAataatgttgattggatcaaaAGGGTCTTGGGCCCAATTTATCTTCATCTGCCGAAACCATTCTGCTAGAAAGTTGTATTCTATGGCAGATTTGTATTGCTGCAACTCATTTTCCCATGCGTTTCTTTTTTTGGACCTCTCTTGCTTTTTGGTCTTCTTGGTGGGCTATTTGGGCCTTGCTttttcattgggctttcctTCTCATGGATTTGCAAAAATGGCCATCAACACTAGGTTTAaatatttgaaacttataatttatctaatgaaaAAATCGATAACATATGTCTTTtgttatcattttcttttcttttcttttcttgcctAAAATGGGTGTTCATTAAAAACCAATTAAGCTAAAAATTGCACCTAGACTCATGTataatgataaagaagaaagtatgaaagacaaaattttcattgtgtATGGTTGAAGGTATTTGATGAAGAGTTTCAATTATAGCATATGACATCATTTATTACGAAAATTTAAGTGTTGTGACAAGATTTTAGCAAAATTCAATTGCTTATTGTTAGAAGATGATAATATtcgttatcatttttaaaagtttttaataagtaaatattGTCTTTAGCAAATAGgtatcaaaattcttaaatgaATGAGATTAACTTTATATGATAtacattttatatgtatatagttttatatttcttcgtataaaaattttatcataattttcGAACCGAAGAGGTAGCGTGTGGCACTCATGCTAGTTGTCATTAAAATAGCCAAAAAATCTCCACTATTATTGGTAAAAATTTTGCTGCTTTTCCAAGAATCTGAACCCGTCGGACACTATACGCTAACCCGGCCACAAGTCATTGCTGAACACTCATCAAGCAGGTTTCTATTCCATATTCCAAATTTGATATTCCATAATTCATTCAACATTTGGAAATTTTCATAGTTCTTTCAACACAATTcattttggaaataaaagacTTTGATTCTTAACTAAAAAAGAACTTTAGGAAAGTTACTTGAAATTCAATTGATAAAACAAGTCAGAAGTCATATCAACTAAGGCTTGtaaacattctcaaaaaaaaaaaaaaaattaaataaagagaagaaactTTGGTTGAGTAGTTTAAGATGagatttttatagttatttgaAATACatatgaatgaaaatgtgtgtgaaaatatgtgtaatattgtttaaaatataaaaatatgtgtttgaaATGCTAAACTAAACAGAACACTTATAAAAGCGTCAAAAATGTTGACGTCCAATCGAAATTATCGCTGTAGTATAATTACATCGTACAAACACGTTTGGTAAAGGCGACTCTTGTTGCTGTAATAACTAATAGCAACTGGGTTCATTTATAAACTTacacaaaacaaaaaggcatacttagggggtgtttggattcAACGTCCAGCGTCTacgttttggattttttttttttttttcagcgtgcttgtcactgttcattgtccatgaacagtgattttaggccaatgtacagtaatttttggcatatacagtattttttacacatttaaaaattattttactacagtattttcagttttcagttttctatCCAAACctcctctaattttattttcactaattttttttcctcaccaTTTTGAGTATTTGACCCGTCCAAGGGTCCAGGAAGGAACCCGTTGGACACTCTCTGCGTTTACCACACAGCTACAGAAGCCAGTCGCTCAGAAAATTCAATTCCCAcccttgaataaaaaaaagaatccaaatCCCAAAACTTCATATAAATCCCAAACGAACAATTACCAATTCCATAGAATTCCACAAAGAAATTCATTTCATTCACAAACAGAAGTCCCAAACTCAGCatattaaaaaagttttccGTCTTTtccacacacacataaattCAATTTCCGAACACTGTTTCAGAATTCCTTAGTCTTGGTTTTAGAGTTTGAGTTTagagacaaagaagaagatgaggctGTTGAAGGTGGCAACGTGTAATCTGAACCAATGGGCCATGGATTTCGATTGCAACTTGAAGCAAATCAAAGAGTCCATTGCCATGGCCAAGCAAGCTGGAGCAGCCATTCGCCTCGGTCCCGAGCTCGAGGTTACTGGTTATGGCTGCGAAGACCATTTCTTGGAGCTCGATACCGTTTCTCATgcgtaactctctctctctctctctctctctctctctctctgtggttACTGTTATAtaacacttttatttatttataagaattACTGTTATAGAACACACACATAtgataaatatgtatatattgtttgtgggttttgcttttgaattcttggttttgttttgtttggaaaaGAAGTAAACTTGGAGCTCAATTTGGAAGCAAGTGTGTGGAAAATGGTGTGATTTTGTTACTGTTATATTATACTATCATGGGTCACTTACAGCTGGTCTAGCTCTTTTTGTTAATAACTTTGcgttaatattttaaaaatattacggttggattacatgttctctATGGTATTAAAACGTgccaaattttttgttaattggtGGGTCAAGATTAAGTTTTATGTTACACGacataataacttttttttggattgatatttttaaaatttggattacATACACTTTATGTTCTAACACACATGCCAATTTTTGTgtcaatttggattttttttttttttttgattgttaGGTccatttttgtatataattttaaagttcaaaaaacttgaaatttaaacatttatggATGATGTAGTTATTGATATATGATAATCTTCATATTTTTGCATGCAGGCAGGGTATATAGAGATGACGTAATCCAATagtgaattttaaaaaaccaatagaaagttattgtatgtgtttgtattgcttttgattcattagtttttgtttagaaaaatattaaaatcgaTCAGTTTAGATGGAAGTATATGGAAAGAGTGTGAATTTTGTGGAGCATAGGCTTTGAGTGAGTAAATTTATGTGTTAAATCGAATTAGTTTGTTGGTTGATGCGGCAGATGGGGTAAGAACAAAAGCTTCCACTGAATTTATATCAGAATCATTAATATTTAGTAGTGGGGTaaagcttataaaaaaaaagtagtgggGTAAAGAATTGGAAAACCATGAATAGAAGAGGGTGGTgatattgaattttattgatgattgATTTGATGAAAGATGCCATACTTATTTTGCTGATTCAGTGGACACGAAATGTTGAGATTCTGACCATCATGTTCTTCTTTGACAAATTGATATGTGAAAACGTTTTCTTTTTGTAAGAAGAGATTTTGGTTACCTGCTGATGGCAATGTTTGATGTGATTGCAGATGGGAGTGTTTGAAAGATATTTTACTGGGTGATTGGACTGATGGCATATTGTGCAGCATTGGTATGCCTGTCATCAAAGGATCAGAGCGTTACAATTGTCAAGTTCTATGTTTTAAcagaaaaattattatgattCGCCCGAAGATGTGGCTTGCAAATGATGGAAATTACAGGGAGCTTCGTTGGTTCACAGCATGGAAGCAAAAAGACCAACTTGTGGACTTTCAGCTTCCAGTTGAAATTTCTGAGCATATATCACAAAAATCAGCGCCTTTTGGTTATGGATTCATTCAGTTTCTAGACACGTAAGTGACAACATTACTAGCACTGGTCCTGGTTAGAGTATTTAGTCTTTTGTCAGAACTTATGCCACCTGTTGCTTTTGTAATTATATGGTCAAGCAAGACTGAATAATAGAACACTGTGTCACTACACAGCCCCTATTTTCCACTTTTTCTTATGAAGACATTAGATGGAAAATTTCAATGCCTCATTCTCCCCATAGAAGTTCTCTCATTGGGAAATCCCATAGATGCATAATATCaactaattactttttttcctttttttctatAAGTATAACATCAACTAATTACAAAACTCATGAACAGATGaagtttataagaaaatttttgttgggGATGCAGGATCTGTGTGGTCCACATATAATTTTGTTGTATGCTTTTATGCATGTCAGGATGTATGGAAGATTGATAATTTTTATGAGCTTCTCACTTATATCAGAAATTTGAAAGTTAAATGTCAAGCATTTTTTCCCTTGTTAGAGCTGTTGCGGCTGAAGTTTGTGAAGAGCTTTTTAGTCCTGTTCCTCCTCATGCTGACCTTGCACTGAATGGGGTTGAAGTGTTTATGAATGCAAGTGGAAGTCACCATCAACTAAGGAAGCTTGATCTTCGTCTTCGTGCTATTATAGGTGCTACTCATACTCGAGGAGGGGTTTACATGTACAGTAATCTCCAAGGATGTGATGGCAGTCGTCTTTACTATGGTACATAACTATATCTTAGTTGAATCGACATTTGTACTTCATTCACTTACTACTAATATGAAATACATATTGGACTTTGTTTTCTTATATGTGGACATTCTATCTTCTGTTTGATGCTTATTTTGGTTTCCCTCTTTTGTAAATCCACTACTTGATACGTACCTTATTTGTGGCAGATGGATGTTCTTGCATTGTTGTAAATGAAGATGTGGTTGCTCAAGGCTCACAGTTTTCTTTGAAGGATATTGAGATTGTGGTTGCTCAAGTTGATCTAGATGCGGTATGCTGcatcttgtgtgtgtgtgtgtgcacatgTGCGTTTGTGTGAGCGCCAAGCATATCAGAAGGCACTATATGACATACATTTGATAGTGTGGATTGGTTTTACCATTGTCTTTGCTACTTTGAAAATGAATCACCCATTGATGCTCTTCCTAAATATTCAAAGACATTTATGTGTTGCATCAATACCATTACACTTTTATATTTTCCTGTCACCCTTTTAATGTATAATCTGTTTGAGCATTAATTGGTTGTTATTGGTGACTGTTAAGTAAATTTGCCCATACAAACAACTTAACAGGTCTGTGAAAATAGGCACCTATTTGGATAATCATGCTGTTAATCTGATATTCATGCTATCGATTCAAATTTGTGGCATTTCTTGTGATTATAACCTTCTGTTgtaaatataaacaattaacTTGTGTTTCCTTAACTTATGTGCTTGATGTCAGGTTGCTAGTCTTAGAGGATCTATAAGCAGCTTTCAAGAGCAAGCAAGTCGTAAAACCATAGTTCCTTCAGTGGCAGTACCATACAAGCTTTCTGAGTCTTTTAACCTGAAAACGTGTCCTTCCAGTCCACTTGAGGTTTGTTCCTGGTTCAGCAAGGACTTATTTTACTGATCTCATGTATTGGGATGAATGCTTTACTTATAAACAGTTTGCATTTAGCAGTCTTGTGCCCTCTTGGAGATTttctgaaattttaatttttatattacttgtagttttataatatttgtaaGAAGAATTATTTTAACAAGCATTGTATGATCATTCTAAAACCAAGCACTTTCTAAATTGAACATGATTCAGATTAAATATCACTGTCCTGAGGAGGAAATAGCCTTTGGACCTAGTTGCTGGTTATGGGATTATTTACGAAGGAGTGGTGCTTCTGGTTTTTTGCTTCCTCTTTCTGGTGGAGCAGATAGCTCCTCTGTAGCTGCAATAGTGGGTTGCATGTGCCAGCTTGTCATAAAAGGTCGGTTTTAATAAGCATAGCACATTGATGCTGCAATCTTGTATGATGCATTTCATATATATGTTCCCTCTCAACTTTTGATTTAAATAATTTAGGCACTACATGCTACATTTGGTGTAAAATGACCATTATTTGGAATGTGTGACAGGGGTATGTGACCATTTACAtgcttttgttaaacataaGACGTGTAGATTGTTAACCTCTCAATTTCATTTCCTTTGATATTGAGTTCtggatgtagcttttttttttagctgaaagttaattaaattatagttGGACCTAGAAAAAGTATCTTCCCTGGCTACTGCAATGATTACTAGGGCTGCAGCAAAGGCAGAGAAAGATTGACCTATTTTTACAACCCTGAACCAAGTATTGTATCTTCTGATTATGATACATTAAAATGTAATGCACATTTGCTTGCAGAAATAGCAAATGGGGATGAAAAAGTCAAAGCTGATGCTATACGAATTGGGAATTATACTGATGGACAGTTTCCTATCGACAGTAGAGAATTTGCAAAGCGCATATTTTACACAGTATTTATGGGATCTGAAAACAGGTTGGTCCATGTACGGAATAGAATAGTTCTTATAGTGTCATATGCTCTTGTTGAAATTGTGTTAACTTTGCAGTTCTGAAGCCACAAAGTCACGAGCAAAGGTACTGGCAGATGAGATTGGCTCATGGCATCTTGATGTTTCCATAGATGGGGTTGTTTCCGCACTTCTATCTTTGTTTCAAACTCTTACAGGAAAGCGACCACGCTATAAGGTAAAAGGATTTCTGATATGCTATGGTGGCTGCAGTGAAAGACTATTACAATTGCTATATAAtccacttatcaaaaaaaaagaaaaagaaaaaacaattgcTATATAATCCATTTGTTCCAATTATATTGCTTGTTAATACACAATAATTCTGGGTCATCAATAAGGGTGTCATTTCTGGCATACATTGTTACGAGTTCTATACAATCCATTAGGTCcaattatgtttcttttttaaagccCTATATTTTTCGGTCATCAATCAAATCTTTATGTTTGCCTGGCTACACCTTTccaatgaaattttattttaatgccATACggagaatgtgtgtgtgtgtgtgtgtttacaatttttttggggGATTTGAGAGCTTGGTTTATGCTTTTCATATTGGGGCCTTCTGCTTTGGGGAGTAATGAAATTTTGTAGCAAATTCACATTACAAAGTGTAAGTAATTATGTTCTaattattcttcattttttttttttttttttttacaggtaGATGGCGGATCTAACATTGAGAACTTAGGTTTGCAGAACATTCAAGCTCGAATCAGAATGGTGCTAGCTTTTATGTTAGCATCACTCTTGCCATGGGTGCACAACAAACCTGGATTTTATCTTGTTTTGGGTAGCTCCAATGTGGACGAAGCATTGCGTGGTTACCTAACAAAGGTAATATTCATTTTAACTTTAGTTAAAAGTTAGATATTAATTACACAACCTTCATTCTAATAGTGAAATTGGTTAACAAGTCAACCTTCTGTCAGTGTGCATTTACTTTAACTCATCTAAGTCTAAACTGCGGGTGTccgtttcttcttcttt
This genomic stretch from Castanea sativa cultivar Marrone di Chiusa Pesio chromosome 1, ASM4071231v1 harbors:
- the LOC142643099 gene encoding glutamine-dependent NAD(+) synthetase is translated as MRLLKVATCNLNQWAMDFDCNLKQIKESIAMAKQAGAAIRLGPELEVTGYGCEDHFLELDTVSHAWECLKDILLGDWTDGILCSIGMPVIKGSERYNCQVLCFNRKIIMIRPKMWLANDGNYRELRWFTAWKQKDQLVDFQLPVEISEHISQKSAPFGYGFIQFLDTAVAAEVCEELFSPVPPHADLALNGVEVFMNASGSHHQLRKLDLRLRAIIGATHTRGGVYMYSNLQGCDGSRLYYDGCSCIVVNEDVVAQGSQFSLKDIEIVVAQVDLDAVASLRGSISSFQEQASRKTIVPSVAVPYKLSESFNLKTCPSSPLEIKYHCPEEEIAFGPSCWLWDYLRRSGASGFLLPLSGGADSSSVAAIVGCMCQLVIKEIANGDEKVKADAIRIGNYTDGQFPIDSREFAKRIFYTVFMGSENSSEATKSRAKVLADEIGSWHLDVSIDGVVSALLSLFQTLTGKRPRYKVDGGSNIENLGLQNIQARIRMVLAFMLASLLPWVHNKPGFYLVLGSSNVDEALRGYLTKYDCSSADINPIGSISKQDLRSFLRWAATHLGYSSLADIEAAPPTAELEPIRANYSQLDEVDMGMTYEELSVYGRLRKIFRCGPVSMFKNLCYRWGARLTPLEVADKVKHFFKYYSINRHKMTVLTPSYHAESYSPEDNRFDLRQFLYNARWPYQFRKIDELVQELDGNKVAIEEDHEKLGAISHGGGGMGVAAAGSGNPNVGI